A window of the Glaciimonas sp. CA11.2 genome harbors these coding sequences:
- a CDS encoding beta-lactamase hydrolase domain-containing protein: MSTFKLVANEIYIGPQPNDQDLQDARQQGIRTIIDFREPSETTTSNEILTTNHHLSYVNIPVNKTAPNASQIRDLTDALKNNEGPFLLHCVSGARAALILSLSRAEQHDWNGEQTMLEAKKMGYDLTAFPEFCTFVAQNRN; this comes from the coding sequence ATGAGTACCTTTAAATTAGTCGCCAACGAAATTTATATAGGCCCGCAGCCGAACGATCAAGATCTGCAGGACGCCAGGCAGCAAGGGATTCGCACGATTATTGATTTTCGGGAGCCCTCCGAGACTACTACCTCGAACGAGATACTTACCACAAACCATCATCTGTCGTACGTCAATATTCCAGTCAATAAAACAGCGCCAAACGCTAGCCAGATCAGGGACCTGACTGATGCACTAAAAAATAACGAGGGTCCTTTTTTGCTGCATTGCGTGAGCGGTGCGCGTGCAGCGTTAATACTCTCCCTGAGCAGGGCTGAGCAGCATGACTGGAATGGCGAGCAGACCATGCTGGAAGCCAAAAAAATGGGCTACGATTTAACGGCGTTTCCGGAATTTTGTACGTTTGTGGCACAGAACCGGAATTAG
- a CDS encoding class I SAM-dependent methyltransferase, producing MDEQLYWDAIYKTKSSDEVSWYRPHLEKSLELIQRAAIGSAVQIIDVGGGEATLVDDLLANGYRNISVLDISQTAIDVSRQRLGKAADNVAWLVGDITQIALPQQFYDVWHDRAVFHFLTRPEQRVAYVRQVMAAMKPGGTVIVATFGPEGPETCSGLDIVRYDSEALHDQFGARFRLVESGVEVHQTPFGTTQQFLYCYCKMDAEST from the coding sequence ATGGATGAACAACTTTATTGGGATGCAATTTACAAGACGAAATCATCTGATGAGGTAAGCTGGTACCGTCCACATCTTGAAAAATCCTTGGAATTGATTCAACGTGCAGCAATCGGCTCCGCGGTGCAGATTATTGATGTGGGTGGCGGCGAAGCCACCCTGGTAGATGACTTGCTGGCAAATGGCTATCGCAATATCAGTGTGCTGGACATCTCACAGACTGCCATTGATGTATCTCGGCAGCGTTTGGGAAAAGCTGCGGATAACGTAGCATGGCTGGTCGGTGATATTACGCAGATTGCATTGCCGCAACAATTTTATGATGTGTGGCATGATCGCGCTGTCTTCCATTTTCTGACCCGGCCCGAGCAACGTGTTGCGTATGTGCGTCAGGTCATGGCGGCGATGAAACCGGGCGGCACAGTCATCGTCGCGACCTTCGGACCGGAAGGCCCGGAAACGTGCAGCGGACTTGATATCGTTCGCTATGACAGCGAAGCACTCCATGATCAATTCGGTGCACGTTTCCGATTAGTGGAAAGTGGCGTGGAAGTACATCAAACACCATTCGGGACGACGCAACAGTTCTTGTATTGTTATTGCAAGATGGACGCCGAATCAACCTGA
- a CDS encoding c-type cytochrome — protein MLAISSGTTAAQDIAVPPKAQVCASCHGVGGNSHIAAIPNLAGQPKQFLVAALYMFREGKRKNDLMSPMASGLSNADLNELATYFSSQKQEQPTAVLTEQQISAGAALTQQNHCIACHARDLGGQQHIPRLAGQHYDYIKAQLISFHASTRYDMDGVMTSAAQALSENDIETLAVYLSGLTSIAPISATPAKPPTK, from the coding sequence ATGCTGGCGATAAGCAGTGGCACGACGGCGGCGCAGGATATCGCTGTTCCTCCAAAAGCGCAAGTCTGTGCCAGTTGCCACGGGGTTGGCGGTAATTCGCACATTGCTGCCATTCCGAATCTGGCCGGACAACCCAAGCAGTTCCTGGTTGCTGCGCTTTATATGTTCCGCGAAGGCAAACGTAAAAATGACCTGATGTCACCAATGGCATCAGGGCTTAGTAATGCCGATCTGAACGAGCTGGCGACCTACTTTTCGAGTCAGAAGCAGGAACAGCCGACGGCAGTATTGACCGAGCAACAAATTAGCGCCGGGGCGGCGTTGACGCAACAGAATCATTGCATTGCGTGCCACGCGCGGGATTTGGGCGGCCAACAGCACATACCTCGGCTGGCCGGACAACATTACGACTATATCAAAGCGCAACTGATAAGTTTTCACGCCAGTACCCGTTACGATATGGACGGCGTCATGACCTCAGCCGCCCAGGCTCTGTCGGAAAACGATATTGAAACCCTGGCGGTGTATTTATCCGGCCTCACGAGCATCGCACCGATTTCTGCGACGCCCGCAAAGCCTCCGACTAAATAA
- a CDS encoding PQQ-dependent sugar dehydrogenase → MKIRNKLLLVSLLTSVGTAVFAQTSPAPAVAPAWTQGMSADLANSTLHPIATILIGRSASELPIEKLKVPPGFKVEVWADGIPDARSLALGSKGTVFVSNRGLSNVYAVIDHDGKREVKTILKGLNSPNGLAFADGTLYVAERERIVAYAGIEDNLDNPPAPRVIVDGLPEQPGHFWKVLTTGPDGKIYFNIGSPQNITMPSYIQAAILRVDPKTGVVEDVAHGVRNSVGMAFNPRTKKLWFTSNARDWMGNQGPEDVLETVTKVGQHFGFPFCHQGTILDPIYGKNRSCAEFTPPSMLLGAHVAPLGMRFYTGKSFPAAYRNDMFIALHGSWNREEKQGYRVDRVHTDAKGHLVKEVFLDGFMTDARADPPMWGRPVDVLVMNDGALLVSDDYNGVVYRVSYVGK, encoded by the coding sequence ATGAAAATTCGTAATAAATTATTATTAGTCTCGTTACTCACAAGTGTCGGGACTGCCGTCTTTGCGCAGACATCGCCTGCTCCGGCAGTAGCGCCTGCATGGACACAAGGTATGTCAGCGGATCTAGCAAATTCAACTTTACATCCGATCGCGACAATCTTGATCGGACGCAGTGCCAGCGAGCTTCCGATCGAAAAACTAAAAGTGCCACCCGGCTTCAAAGTTGAGGTTTGGGCGGATGGAATTCCGGACGCACGTTCGCTTGCGCTTGGTAGTAAAGGGACCGTTTTCGTCAGCAATCGCGGGCTAAGCAATGTGTACGCCGTAATCGACCATGACGGAAAGCGTGAAGTAAAAACCATCCTTAAAGGACTGAACTCACCGAATGGACTGGCGTTTGCCGACGGCACTCTGTACGTAGCTGAACGCGAACGCATCGTTGCCTATGCTGGGATCGAGGACAATCTCGATAATCCTCCGGCGCCTCGGGTAATCGTCGATGGCCTGCCGGAGCAACCAGGGCACTTCTGGAAAGTTCTGACGACAGGCCCGGACGGTAAAATATATTTCAATATTGGTTCGCCGCAGAATATTACTATGCCGAGTTATATACAGGCAGCAATCCTGCGGGTTGATCCAAAAACGGGCGTCGTGGAAGATGTCGCGCACGGAGTGCGTAATAGCGTCGGTATGGCGTTTAATCCGCGTACGAAAAAGCTTTGGTTTACTTCCAATGCACGCGACTGGATGGGTAACCAAGGACCGGAAGACGTTCTCGAAACTGTGACCAAAGTGGGACAACATTTTGGCTTTCCGTTCTGCCACCAGGGAACGATCCTCGATCCGATCTATGGCAAGAACCGTTCATGCGCCGAATTTACTCCACCGTCGATGTTATTGGGCGCGCACGTAGCACCTTTGGGAATGCGTTTCTATACGGGTAAAAGTTTTCCTGCGGCGTATCGTAACGACATGTTTATCGCGCTGCACGGCTCGTGGAACAGGGAAGAAAAACAAGGCTACCGAGTAGACCGCGTGCACACCGACGCCAAGGGCCATCTTGTAAAGGAAGTTTTTCTTGACGGATTCATGACCGATGCGCGTGCCGATCCACCGATGTGGGGTCGTCCAGTTGACGTGCTTGTCATGAATGATGGTGCACTTCTGGTTTCCGACGACTATAACGGCGTTGTATATCGAGTCAGTTACGTCGGTAAATAA
- a CDS encoding Ldh family oxidoreductase, protein MATLSISELNCLVTRALECSGATPTAAGAAARALVSAEAQGLGSHGVSRVPQYATFLGNGRSNRDAVPEIVRSKGGSCLIDAHSGMAYEACAMAINTVIARAGEFGIGCVGVTNSNHFGAAAVHLEPLGQAGLVGLAFSNSPAAMPAWGGKTPLFGTNPIAAVFPRRDKAPLVIDLALSEAARGKIMLAAKEGKPIPLGWALNKAGQPTTDARAALEGSMLPVGGVKGAMLALTVELLACALTGAAFGFEADSFFVDTGNQPRLGQLFLAIDPGTLAGSDTYFSRTERLIDMMLEDEGVRIPGERRRDLANAAVRNGITIADALHVQILRLAGEGAAV, encoded by the coding sequence ATGGCGACGCTTTCGATTTCTGAACTAAACTGCCTTGTGACACGCGCTCTCGAATGCTCTGGTGCCACCCCGACTGCAGCTGGCGCCGCCGCACGGGCATTGGTATCGGCCGAAGCCCAGGGTCTGGGTTCGCACGGTGTCTCGCGCGTGCCGCAATATGCGACTTTCCTCGGCAATGGCAGGAGCAACCGTGATGCAGTGCCGGAAATTGTGCGCTCTAAGGGTGGCAGTTGCCTCATCGACGCGCACAGCGGGATGGCATACGAAGCTTGCGCTATGGCCATCAACACCGTCATCGCCCGCGCCGGCGAATTCGGTATCGGCTGTGTCGGCGTCACCAATAGCAATCACTTCGGTGCCGCTGCGGTGCATCTGGAGCCACTCGGCCAGGCTGGGCTGGTTGGACTTGCCTTCAGCAATTCGCCTGCCGCGATGCCAGCCTGGGGCGGTAAGACGCCGCTGTTCGGTACCAATCCGATTGCGGCAGTGTTTCCGCGTCGCGACAAAGCACCCTTAGTCATCGATCTGGCGCTGAGCGAGGCGGCGCGTGGCAAGATCATGCTGGCGGCAAAAGAGGGCAAGCCAATCCCGCTGGGCTGGGCGCTCAACAAAGCAGGGCAGCCGACCACCGACGCCAGGGCAGCGCTGGAAGGCAGCATGCTGCCGGTGGGAGGCGTTAAGGGAGCGATGCTGGCACTCACAGTAGAATTGCTGGCCTGCGCACTGACCGGCGCTGCCTTTGGTTTCGAAGCTGATTCTTTCTTCGTTGATACAGGCAATCAACCGCGCCTGGGTCAATTATTTTTGGCGATTGACCCCGGTACACTGGCTGGCTCAGACACATATTTTAGTCGCACCGAACGCCTGATCGACATGATGTTGGAAGACGAAGGCGTACGTATCCCAGGCGAGCGGCGCCGTGACCTGGCCAACGCAGCCGTTCGGAACGGCATCACCATTGCCGATGCCTTGCACGTGCAGATCCTGCGCCTGGCTGGCGAGGGTGCCGCAGTATGA
- a CDS encoding hydroxyacid dehydrogenase produces MKIVITEFMDDAAVDVLRAAFDTCYLPTLVDQRADLLAQLEQVDALIVRNRTKVDAALLAAAPNLKVVGRLGVGLDNIDVAACAARGIEVIPATGANARAVAEYVIGTAMALLRPAYTRSAETAAGKWPRAALSNGRELSGKTLGLIGFGGIGQLTARLAQALGVHVIAYDPMFGPKAPVWAATGVACTRIDDLLRVADIVSLHVPLVDQTRNLINATALAKMKKTSILINTSRGGIVDESALAQALHASNLGGAAIDVFMQEPLAADTPLADAPNLILTPHIAGVTEESNTRVSAVIATLVGNYLRQKQSL; encoded by the coding sequence ATGAAAATCGTCATTACTGAATTCATGGATGATGCGGCCGTCGACGTCCTGCGCGCTGCCTTTGATACGTGCTACTTACCGACGCTGGTCGACCAGCGCGCCGATCTGCTGGCGCAGCTGGAACAGGTGGATGCCTTAATCGTACGCAACAGAACCAAGGTCGATGCGGCGTTACTCGCCGCAGCACCGAACCTAAAAGTAGTGGGTCGGTTGGGTGTGGGGCTTGACAATATCGATGTCGCAGCATGTGCAGCACGTGGCATCGAAGTCATTCCTGCAACTGGCGCAAATGCCCGCGCAGTCGCCGAATATGTGATCGGAACGGCCATGGCCTTGCTGCGCCCGGCCTATACCCGCAGCGCCGAAACCGCTGCTGGCAAGTGGCCGCGCGCAGCCTTGTCGAATGGTCGCGAGCTGTCCGGCAAGACCCTCGGTCTGATTGGTTTTGGCGGCATCGGTCAATTGACCGCACGGTTGGCGCAGGCGCTGGGCGTGCATGTAATTGCGTACGACCCGATGTTTGGCCCAAAGGCGCCAGTATGGGCTGCAACAGGCGTTGCCTGCACCCGCATAGACGACCTGCTGCGGGTTGCCGACATTGTCTCGTTGCACGTACCACTGGTGGACCAGACCCGTAATCTGATCAACGCTACGGCATTGGCGAAGATGAAAAAAACATCGATCCTGATCAACACCTCGCGCGGCGGTATCGTTGACGAGTCGGCGCTGGCACAGGCATTGCACGCCAGCAACCTGGGTGGTGCGGCGATCGACGTGTTTATGCAGGAACCACTGGCCGCCGACACGCCGCTAGCCGATGCGCCGAACCTGATCCTCACGCCGCATATTGCCGGCGTCACGGAGGAATCGAATACCCGGGTCAGCGCAGTAATCGCTACACTGGTGGGCAATTACTTGCGCCAGAAGCAGTCACTCTGA
- a CDS encoding ABC transporter permease: MSDVSDIHRAEVSLRPNIERAEYFAVKAPSTEFGVVQKPLTSWEKLYNKGSLRKIAILILLAVIWEIYGRWLNNPLLFPTFSSVIVALVAGIVSGGLIGKCLFSIKVLLIGYAAGLALAALLTVFAITSRIGRDVLETLTSMFNPLPAIALLPLSLLWFGLGTGSLVFVLIHSVLWAVALNTHSGFQSVSQTLRMVGKNYGLRGLPYVFAILIPAAFPSILTGLKIGWAFAWRTLIAAELVFGVSSGSGGLGWFIYENKNQLEIPSVFAGLLTVILIGLFVENFIFRIIEQRTVEKWGMQN; encoded by the coding sequence ATGTCTGACGTGTCCGACATCCATCGTGCCGAGGTTTCGCTGCGCCCGAACATCGAGCGTGCCGAATATTTTGCGGTAAAGGCGCCGAGCACCGAATTCGGAGTGGTGCAAAAACCGCTGACATCCTGGGAGAAACTTTATAACAAAGGTAGCCTGCGCAAGATTGCAATCCTGATCTTGTTGGCGGTGATCTGGGAAATCTATGGGCGCTGGCTGAACAACCCGTTGCTGTTCCCGACGTTTTCCTCGGTGATCGTGGCCCTGGTGGCCGGCATCGTTAGTGGTGGCTTGATCGGCAAGTGCCTGTTTTCAATCAAGGTGTTGTTGATCGGTTATGCCGCCGGTCTTGCACTAGCGGCCCTGCTAACGGTGTTTGCCATTACCTCCCGCATAGGCCGCGATGTTCTCGAGACGCTTACCTCGATGTTCAACCCGCTGCCGGCCATTGCCTTGCTGCCGTTATCGTTGCTGTGGTTCGGCCTGGGTACCGGCAGTCTGGTGTTCGTATTAATCCACTCAGTCCTGTGGGCGGTGGCATTGAACACCCATTCGGGTTTCCAGTCGGTAAGTCAGACCCTGCGCATGGTCGGCAAGAATTATGGCCTGCGCGGCTTGCCGTACGTCTTTGCAATCCTGATTCCGGCTGCGTTCCCCAGCATCTTGACCGGGCTGAAAATCGGCTGGGCGTTTGCCTGGCGTACGCTGATTGCCGCCGAGCTGGTGTTTGGTGTGAGTTCCGGTAGCGGTGGGCTTGGCTGGTTTATTTACGAAAACAAGAATCAGCTGGAAATCCCCAGTGTTTTCGCCGGGCTGTTGACGGTGATCCTGATCGGCCTGTTCGTGGAAAACTTCATTTTCCGTATCATTGAGCAGCGCACCGTCGAAAAATGGGGGATGCAGAATTGA
- a CDS encoding ABC transporter ATP-binding protein, with protein MNTLPQPLLDVRGVTLQYKTKEHLVTATYRVDFKVYQSDRFVLLGPSGCGKSTLLKAVGGYMTPTEGEMRLHDKIITRPGPDRMMVFQEFDQLPPWKTVKQNVMFPLLASGKLKGKAAAEKAMQYIEKVNLTKFCDHYPHMLSGGMKQRVAIARGMAMEPDILLMDEPYAALDALTRKKMQDELLHLWDDTRFTVLFVTHSIAEAVKIGNRILLLSPHPGQVTAELNSTGEDTIDANGERLTDRINGMLFSEPVEPEEVSHV; from the coding sequence ATGAACACTTTGCCGCAACCCTTGCTCGACGTCCGCGGGGTAACCTTGCAATACAAGACCAAAGAACATCTGGTCACTGCTACCTATCGTGTCGACTTCAAGGTCTATCAATCCGATCGTTTCGTCCTGCTGGGCCCATCCGGGTGCGGCAAGTCGACGTTGCTCAAGGCGGTCGGTGGGTATATGACGCCGACCGAAGGCGAGATGCGTCTGCATGACAAGATCATCACCAGGCCGGGGCCGGACCGTATGATGGTATTCCAGGAGTTCGATCAGTTACCGCCCTGGAAAACGGTCAAGCAGAATGTCATGTTTCCGTTGCTGGCCAGTGGCAAACTGAAAGGCAAGGCGGCCGCAGAAAAGGCCATGCAATATATTGAGAAAGTCAATCTCACCAAATTCTGTGATCACTACCCACACATGCTCTCGGGCGGCATGAAGCAGCGGGTGGCGATTGCACGCGGCATGGCGATGGAACCTGACATTCTGTTGATGGATGAGCCGTACGCCGCGCTGGACGCATTGACGCGCAAAAAAATGCAGGATGAATTGTTACATCTGTGGGACGATACAAGGTTCACGGTGCTGTTCGTGACACATTCTATTGCCGAGGCGGTCAAGATCGGCAATCGCATTCTGTTGCTGTCGCCACACCCCGGTCAGGTGACGGCTGAACTCAATAGTACAGGGGAAGATACTATCGATGCCAACGGTGAGCGCCTGACCGACCGTATCAACGGCATGCTGTTCTCTGAGCCGGTCGAGCCAGAAGAGGTGTCCCATGTCTGA
- a CDS encoding UxaA family hydrolase, which produces MISKDSTFLGFRRENGRVGVRNHVIILPLDDLSNAACEAVAHNIKGTMAIPHPYGRLQFGADLDLHFRTLIGTGSNPNVAAVVVIGIEDSWTKKVVDGIAATGKPVIGFGIEGHGDHETIMNASKKAREFVQWASEKQREVCPISELWVSTKCGESDTTSGCGANPTVGNAFDKLHALGSTLVFGETSEITGGETVLAARCANDAVRKQFMFMFDRYQDMINRHKTSDLSDSQPTKGNIAGGLTTIEEKAMGNIQKIGKHCTVDGVLDKAEMPTHSGLWFMDSSSAAAEMVTLCAASGFVVHLFPTGQGNVIGNPILPVIKICANPRTVRLMGEHIDVDCSGLLQREQTLDQTGDKLLEMMLATSNGRLTDAEALGHREFVLTRLYESA; this is translated from the coding sequence ATGATCAGCAAAGACAGCACATTCCTTGGCTTTCGCCGCGAAAACGGCCGCGTCGGCGTCCGTAATCACGTCATCATCCTGCCGCTCGACGATCTGTCGAATGCTGCTTGTGAAGCCGTGGCTCACAACATCAAGGGCACGATGGCGATTCCTCATCCGTATGGCAGGCTCCAATTTGGCGCGGACCTGGATCTACATTTTCGTACCCTGATTGGCACCGGGTCCAATCCGAACGTCGCTGCCGTGGTCGTGATTGGTATTGAAGACAGTTGGACCAAGAAAGTAGTGGATGGTATTGCAGCGACCGGTAAGCCGGTGATCGGCTTCGGCATCGAAGGGCATGGCGATCATGAAACGATCATGAATGCTTCAAAAAAAGCGCGTGAGTTCGTCCAGTGGGCATCCGAAAAACAGCGTGAGGTGTGTCCCATCAGCGAGCTGTGGGTATCGACCAAGTGCGGCGAGAGTGATACCACTTCTGGTTGCGGTGCCAACCCGACAGTCGGCAATGCTTTCGATAAATTGCATGCTCTCGGCTCAACGCTGGTGTTCGGCGAAACCTCGGAAATCACCGGTGGCGAAACCGTCCTGGCGGCGCGCTGCGCCAATGACGCGGTGCGCAAGCAATTCATGTTTATGTTTGACCGCTACCAAGACATGATCAACCGCCACAAGACCTCCGACCTGTCGGACTCGCAGCCGACCAAAGGCAACATCGCCGGCGGCCTGACGACTATCGAAGAAAAAGCGATGGGCAATATTCAGAAGATCGGCAAGCATTGTACGGTCGATGGCGTCCTCGACAAGGCGGAAATGCCGACCCATTCCGGACTCTGGTTCATGGATTCCTCGTCGGCTGCAGCCGAGATGGTGACTCTATGCGCCGCTTCCGGTTTTGTGGTGCACCTGTTTCCTACGGGCCAGGGCAACGTGATCGGCAATCCGATCCTGCCAGTGATCAAGATTTGTGCCAATCCACGAACCGTACGGCTGATGGGCGAGCATATTGACGTTGATTGCTCGGGGCTGCTGCAACGCGAACAGACGCTCGACCAGACTGGAGACAAGCTGCTGGAAATGATGCTGGCGACCTCGAATGGTCGTTTGACCGATGCCGAGGCACTTGGCCATCGCGAATTCGTTCTGACCCGGCTATACGAAAGCGCCTGA
- a CDS encoding UxaA family hydrolase translates to MIHVVLHDAKDSVAVAVVEGIKAGTELTAWIMDDDRTITVKALQDIPMGHKVAMKPMEVGDTVFKYGVDIGKVIVAAKVGEHAHVHNIKTKRW, encoded by the coding sequence ATGATTCACGTTGTTTTGCACGATGCAAAGGACTCCGTTGCTGTAGCAGTGGTGGAGGGCATTAAGGCTGGTACCGAACTAACCGCCTGGATCATGGATGACGACCGTACCATCACCGTCAAGGCGCTACAAGATATACCGATGGGTCATAAGGTAGCGATGAAGCCGATGGAAGTGGGCGATACGGTTTTCAAGTATGGCGTCGATATCGGCAAAGTGATAGTGGCCGCCAAGGTCGGCGAGCACGCCCACGTGCATAACATCAAGACCAAGCGCTGGTAA